A single region of the Leptospira kanakyensis genome encodes:
- a CDS encoding AbrB/MazE/SpoVT family DNA-binding domain-containing protein has product MLKKLVQHGNSSALVIEKPILELLKIDQNSTLEVTTDGKSLIIKPIEKSISKSLEKINKAHGKTLKKLAQ; this is encoded by the coding sequence ATGTTAAAAAAACTTGTACAACACGGGAACAGCTCCGCTTTAGTTATCGAGAAGCCTATTCTTGAACTACTAAAAATTGACCAAAACTCTACTCTTGAAGTTACTACTGACGGGAAATCATTGATCATCAAACCTATAGAAAAAAGTATTTCTAAATCTCTTGAAAAGATTAATAAAGCTCACGGTAAAACACTCAAAAAACTAGCCCAATAA